The following proteins come from a genomic window of Ictalurus furcatus strain D&B chromosome 14, Billie_1.0, whole genome shotgun sequence:
- the bnip1a gene encoding vesicle transport protein SEC20: MADVHVRICEQEIIKYDLEIKALIQDISECTGPQTKLTEFNSTVKEKFVRLRQRIQDLEQMGKEQDKESDKQALLRQVEGHRKQMLSNQAAWRKANLASNLAIDKLEKEDLMSVGDTAARQRKVTKESMVQTSSNITESLMSISRMMSQQVKQSEETISTLATSSRTVQETNEEFKAMTGTIQLGRKLITKYNRRELTDKLLIFLALALFLATVLYILKKRLFPFL, from the exons ATGGCTGATGTCCACGTCCGAATATGTGAACAGGAGATTATTAAGTATGATCTGGAAATTAAAGCTCTGATACAG GATATCAGTGAATGCACCGGGCCACAGACTAAATTAACAGAGTTCAACAGTACAGTGAAGGAGAAATTCGTCCGTCTTCGCCAGCGGATCCAG GATCTGGAGCAAATGGGGAAGGAGCAGGACAAAGAGTCTGACAAGCAGGCTTTACTCAGACAGGTGGAGGGACATCGGAAACAGATGCTCAG TAACCAGGCGGCCTGGAGGAAAGCCAATCTGGCCAGTAATCTAGCGATTGATAAACTGGAGAAAGAAGATTTGATGAGTGTGGGCGACACTGCTGCGAGACAGAG AAAGGTGACGAAGGAGAGCATGGTTCAGACCTCTAGCAACATCACCGAGAGTCTGATGAGCATCAGCAGAATGATGTCACAGCAGGTGAAGCAGAGCGAGGAGACCATAAGCACTTTGG CCACATCATCAAGGACAGTTCAAGAAACCAATGAAGAGTTTAAGGCTATGACGGGGACCATCCAGCTGGGACGAAAACTCATCACAAAATATAACCGACGTGAATTGACAGACAAACTGCTCATCTTCCTGGCCTTGGCACTCTTTCTGGCCACTGTTCTGTATATTCTGAAGAAAAGACTCTTCCCGTTCCTTTGA